Proteins from a genomic interval of Channa argus isolate prfri chromosome 11, Channa argus male v1.0, whole genome shotgun sequence:
- the pgam5 gene encoding serine/threonine-protein phosphatase PGAM5, mitochondrial isoform X3, translating to MSYRKTFKLICGVAGGSAALVFAAAAADSRGYFGEQRGEAASRWSRFTVLRAAQPAWTPANHTPAPAGHAWDFNWDKRDPSALSNGKKKEKEKESTTEDPSSERDNGKPKATRNILLIRHSQYNLSGNGDKERILTPLGREQAELTGQRLAALGLKYDVLIHSSMARATETAHIISKHLPGVEPVSCDLLREGAPIEPVPPVTHWKPDAVQYHEDGARIEAAFRRYIHRADPKQREDSYEIIVCHANVIRYFVCRALQFPPEGWLRMGLNNGSITWLTIRPSGRVALRSLGDAGFMPPDKLTRT from the exons ATGTCATACagaaaaacttttaaactcATTTGCGGGGTCGCTGGAGGTTCCGCGGCTCTTGTTTTCGCGGCTGCTGCTGCGGACTCCCGCGGGTACTTTGGAGAACAGCGCGGAGAGGCGGCCAGTCGGTGGTCGAGATTCACCGTTCTTCGAGCTGCGCAGCCGGCGTGGACACCTGCCAACCACACACCAGCTCCGGCCGGGCACGCCTGGGACTTCAACTGGGACAA GAGGGACCCATCTGCACTGTCCAAtgggaagaagaaggagaaagagaaggaaagcaCAACTGAAGACCCCAGCTCTGAGCGGGACAATGGCAAGCCAAAGGCCACTCGCAACATTCTCCTTATTAGACACTCTCAGTACAACCTGAGTGGGAACGGAGACAAGGAGAGGATCCTCACTCCATTAG GACGCGAGCAGGCTGAGTTGACTGGCCAGAGATTGGCAGCTCTGGGACTTAAATATGATGTTTTGATCCACTCCAGCATGGCCAGGGCCACAGAGACTGCACATATCATCAGCAAACACCTCCCAG GAGTGGAGCCGGTCAGCTGTGATTTGCTGAGAGAGGGTGCACCTATTGAGCCAGTTCCACCTGTCACTCACTGGAAGCCCGATGCTGTG CAGTACCATGAAGATGGAGCTCGCATTGAGGCAGCCTTCCGCCGCTACATCCACCGGGCTGACCCCAAGCAGAGGGAGGACAGCTATGAGATCATCGTCTGTCATGCCAATGTCATCCGTTATTTTGTCTGCAG AGCCCTGCAGTTTCCTCCAGAGGGCTGGTTACGAATGGGCTTAAACAACGGTAGTATAACATGGCTCACCATCCGCCCCAGCGGCAGGGTGGCCCTCAGGAGTCTGGGGGACGCAGGATTCATGCCCCCAGACAAACTAACGCGGACCTAA
- the pgam5 gene encoding serine/threonine-protein phosphatase PGAM5, mitochondrial isoform X1, with amino-acid sequence MSYRKTFKLICGVAGGSAALVFAAAAADSRGYFGEQRGEAASRWSRFTVLRAAQPAWTPANHTPAPAGHAWDFNWDKRDPSALSNGKKKEKEKESTTEDPSSERDNGKPKATRNILLIRHSQYNLSGNGDKERILTPLGREQAELTGQRLAALGLKYDVLIHSSMARATETAHIISKHLPGSGVEPVSCDLLREGAPIEPVPPVTHWKPDAVQYHEDGARIEAAFRRYIHRADPKQREDSYEIIVCHANVIRYFVCRALQFPPEGWLRMGLNNGSITWLTIRPSGRVALRSLGDAGFMPPDKLTRT; translated from the exons ATGTCATACagaaaaacttttaaactcATTTGCGGGGTCGCTGGAGGTTCCGCGGCTCTTGTTTTCGCGGCTGCTGCTGCGGACTCCCGCGGGTACTTTGGAGAACAGCGCGGAGAGGCGGCCAGTCGGTGGTCGAGATTCACCGTTCTTCGAGCTGCGCAGCCGGCGTGGACACCTGCCAACCACACACCAGCTCCGGCCGGGCACGCCTGGGACTTCAACTGGGACAA GAGGGACCCATCTGCACTGTCCAAtgggaagaagaaggagaaagagaaggaaagcaCAACTGAAGACCCCAGCTCTGAGCGGGACAATGGCAAGCCAAAGGCCACTCGCAACATTCTCCTTATTAGACACTCTCAGTACAACCTGAGTGGGAACGGAGACAAGGAGAGGATCCTCACTCCATTAG GACGCGAGCAGGCTGAGTTGACTGGCCAGAGATTGGCAGCTCTGGGACTTAAATATGATGTTTTGATCCACTCCAGCATGGCCAGGGCCACAGAGACTGCACATATCATCAGCAAACACCTCCCAGGT TCAGGAGTGGAGCCGGTCAGCTGTGATTTGCTGAGAGAGGGTGCACCTATTGAGCCAGTTCCACCTGTCACTCACTGGAAGCCCGATGCTGTG CAGTACCATGAAGATGGAGCTCGCATTGAGGCAGCCTTCCGCCGCTACATCCACCGGGCTGACCCCAAGCAGAGGGAGGACAGCTATGAGATCATCGTCTGTCATGCCAATGTCATCCGTTATTTTGTCTGCAG AGCCCTGCAGTTTCCTCCAGAGGGCTGGTTACGAATGGGCTTAAACAACGGTAGTATAACATGGCTCACCATCCGCCCCAGCGGCAGGGTGGCCCTCAGGAGTCTGGGGGACGCAGGATTCATGCCCCCAGACAAACTAACGCGGACCTAA
- the pgam5 gene encoding serine/threonine-protein phosphatase PGAM5, mitochondrial isoform X4, with amino-acid sequence MSYRKTFKLICGVAGGSAALVFAAAAADSRGYFGEQRGEAASRWSRFTVLRAAQPAWTPANHTPAPAGHAWDFNWDKRDPSALSNGKKKEKEKESTTEDPSSERDNGKPKATRNILLIRHSQYNLSGNGDKERILTPLGREQAELTGQRLAALGLKYDVLIHSSMARATETAHIISKHLPGVEPVSCDLLREGAPIEPVPPVTHWKPDAVYHEDGARIEAAFRRYIHRADPKQREDSYEIIVCHANVIRYFVCRALQFPPEGWLRMGLNNGSITWLTIRPSGRVALRSLGDAGFMPPDKLTRT; translated from the exons ATGTCATACagaaaaacttttaaactcATTTGCGGGGTCGCTGGAGGTTCCGCGGCTCTTGTTTTCGCGGCTGCTGCTGCGGACTCCCGCGGGTACTTTGGAGAACAGCGCGGAGAGGCGGCCAGTCGGTGGTCGAGATTCACCGTTCTTCGAGCTGCGCAGCCGGCGTGGACACCTGCCAACCACACACCAGCTCCGGCCGGGCACGCCTGGGACTTCAACTGGGACAA GAGGGACCCATCTGCACTGTCCAAtgggaagaagaaggagaaagagaaggaaagcaCAACTGAAGACCCCAGCTCTGAGCGGGACAATGGCAAGCCAAAGGCCACTCGCAACATTCTCCTTATTAGACACTCTCAGTACAACCTGAGTGGGAACGGAGACAAGGAGAGGATCCTCACTCCATTAG GACGCGAGCAGGCTGAGTTGACTGGCCAGAGATTGGCAGCTCTGGGACTTAAATATGATGTTTTGATCCACTCCAGCATGGCCAGGGCCACAGAGACTGCACATATCATCAGCAAACACCTCCCAG GAGTGGAGCCGGTCAGCTGTGATTTGCTGAGAGAGGGTGCACCTATTGAGCCAGTTCCACCTGTCACTCACTGGAAGCCCGATGCTGTG TACCATGAAGATGGAGCTCGCATTGAGGCAGCCTTCCGCCGCTACATCCACCGGGCTGACCCCAAGCAGAGGGAGGACAGCTATGAGATCATCGTCTGTCATGCCAATGTCATCCGTTATTTTGTCTGCAG AGCCCTGCAGTTTCCTCCAGAGGGCTGGTTACGAATGGGCTTAAACAACGGTAGTATAACATGGCTCACCATCCGCCCCAGCGGCAGGGTGGCCCTCAGGAGTCTGGGGGACGCAGGATTCATGCCCCCAGACAAACTAACGCGGACCTAA
- the pgam5 gene encoding serine/threonine-protein phosphatase PGAM5, mitochondrial isoform X2: MSYRKTFKLICGVAGGSAALVFAAAAADSRGYFGEQRGEAASRWSRFTVLRAAQPAWTPANHTPAPAGHAWDFNWDKRDPSALSNGKKKEKEKESTTEDPSSERDNGKPKATRNILLIRHSQYNLSGNGDKERILTPLGREQAELTGQRLAALGLKYDVLIHSSMARATETAHIISKHLPGSGVEPVSCDLLREGAPIEPVPPVTHWKPDAVYHEDGARIEAAFRRYIHRADPKQREDSYEIIVCHANVIRYFVCRALQFPPEGWLRMGLNNGSITWLTIRPSGRVALRSLGDAGFMPPDKLTRT; encoded by the exons ATGTCATACagaaaaacttttaaactcATTTGCGGGGTCGCTGGAGGTTCCGCGGCTCTTGTTTTCGCGGCTGCTGCTGCGGACTCCCGCGGGTACTTTGGAGAACAGCGCGGAGAGGCGGCCAGTCGGTGGTCGAGATTCACCGTTCTTCGAGCTGCGCAGCCGGCGTGGACACCTGCCAACCACACACCAGCTCCGGCCGGGCACGCCTGGGACTTCAACTGGGACAA GAGGGACCCATCTGCACTGTCCAAtgggaagaagaaggagaaagagaaggaaagcaCAACTGAAGACCCCAGCTCTGAGCGGGACAATGGCAAGCCAAAGGCCACTCGCAACATTCTCCTTATTAGACACTCTCAGTACAACCTGAGTGGGAACGGAGACAAGGAGAGGATCCTCACTCCATTAG GACGCGAGCAGGCTGAGTTGACTGGCCAGAGATTGGCAGCTCTGGGACTTAAATATGATGTTTTGATCCACTCCAGCATGGCCAGGGCCACAGAGACTGCACATATCATCAGCAAACACCTCCCAGGT TCAGGAGTGGAGCCGGTCAGCTGTGATTTGCTGAGAGAGGGTGCACCTATTGAGCCAGTTCCACCTGTCACTCACTGGAAGCCCGATGCTGTG TACCATGAAGATGGAGCTCGCATTGAGGCAGCCTTCCGCCGCTACATCCACCGGGCTGACCCCAAGCAGAGGGAGGACAGCTATGAGATCATCGTCTGTCATGCCAATGTCATCCGTTATTTTGTCTGCAG AGCCCTGCAGTTTCCTCCAGAGGGCTGGTTACGAATGGGCTTAAACAACGGTAGTATAACATGGCTCACCATCCGCCCCAGCGGCAGGGTGGCCCTCAGGAGTCTGGGGGACGCAGGATTCATGCCCCCAGACAAACTAACGCGGACCTAA